CAAGGGCCAGGCTTCCCCCACCCGCCACATCTCAAAGAGCAGGTACGCTCCCAAGGGGTGGAGAAGAAGGCGGGGTGCGGACTTGGGCCCTTTGCGCATGGCCCAAAGGGCCCAGAGGAGGAGAAGGGCATAGAGAAAGACCTCAGGGCCCTGGGGTGGGAACCGCCGCACCTGTAGCAGGAGGCCGAGGGCCATCCCCACCCAGCTGGCAAGGTAGAAGAACCGGCCCCGGCCATCCATGCCTCCAGAGTAGACGGGTTCCCGTGAAAGCCCCGTGAAAAAAAACCGAACTAGGGGAGGAGCTTTCCCGGGTTCAGGATGCCCTGGGGATCCAGGGTGGCCTTGACCGTGCGGAAGGCCTCGAGGGTGGCCTCGTCCACCGCTTCCCTCAGGAACTCCCGCTTCATGAGGCCGATCCCGTGCTCCCCGGAAAGGACCCCACCATGCCTTAGGGCCACCCGGGCGATCTCGTGGGCCAGCTCCCAAACCCGCTCCTCGCTTTCCCTCCTCGGGTCAAAGAGGATGTTGGGGTGCAGGTTTCCGTCCCCGATGTGGCCAAACTGGGCCACCACCAGGCCAAAGGCCTCCCCCAAGGCGGAAATCTCCCGCACCACCTGGGGAAGACGGCTTCTCGGCACAGCGATGTCCTCGTTGACCCGCTTGGGGCGGATGCGGCCCAAGGCCGGGCTCACGCTCCGCCTGGCCCGCCAAAGGGCCTCGGCCTCCCCCTCGTCCCGGGCCCTTTGCACCCTGGCCCCAAGGCCTTTGGCGGTTTCCTCCACCAGGGAAAGCTCCTCCTGGACCACCTCGAGGCTGTCCCCATCGGTTTCCGCCAAGAGGAGGGCGTGCCCCCGGGGAAGGCCCATGCCCAGGTAGTCCTCCACGGCGTTCACGCAAGTGGGGTCCAAAAACTCCAGCCTGGCGGGCACTGCCCCCTGGGCGATGGCCTGGGAGACCGCCTCCGCCAGGGCGCCCACCTCGGAAAAGGCCGCCATCAGGGTGGCCCGGTACCGGGGCAAGGGCAGAAGCCGCACCCGCACCCCCGTGATGAGGCCCAGGGTCCCCTCGGAACCGATGAGAAGGCCTGGCAGGTCGTAGGCCTGGCGACCCAGGCGGTGGACCTCGCCCCAGGCATCCACGAACTCCAGCTCCAGCACATAGTCCCCCGTGACCCCGTACTTGAAGCAAAGGGGCCCCCCGGCGTTCTCCCCCAGGTTCCCTCCCAGGGTGCTGGTGCGCAGGGAAGCGGGGTCAGGGGGGTAGAAAAGCCCGTGGGGCCTGGCCTCCTCCGAAACCCTGGCCGTGGTCACCCCGGGCTCGGCCCAGGCGGTGCGGCCCCCGGGGTCCAGCTCCAGACGGGTCATGCGGGTGAAGGCCACCACGAGGGCTCCCTCCTCGGGAACCGCCCCGCCGCTCAAACCGCTTCCCGCACCCCGGGCCACCAGGGGCAGGCCGTGCCGCCGGGCCAGACGCACCAGGGCCTGGACCTCCTCCCGGGATTCCGGCAGGACCACCGCCAAGGGCTCCGGCCCCACCAGGATGGCGTCGTAGCGGTAAACCCCTTTTTCCGAGCGGGAAAGCAACGCCCGGGGCCCAAAGAGGGCCTTGAGCTCGGAGCGGACGGCCTCAGCCAGGGAAGGTATCCTCCGGACCCCCATGCCCTAAGGCTACCAGGTGGGGTCGCAGTGGGGAGAGGACTCCGGGCGCACGGGGTTGGCCGCCCGCACGTAGGGCCCCCTTAGACCCCCGGTATATCCCCTCAACCAGAGCCTTCGGTGGGGCAAAGGTTCCACGATGATCCCCTGGGGCCCAAGGGAGAGGCTTCCCGGCGAGGTGAGGGACACCGCCAGCACCTCCCCCTCGGGGGTCACCTCCAAAAAGCCCTGCACCCGCCCCGCATGGATGGGAGCCAAAAGGGCATACCGCTCCCCCGGGCGCGCCTGGTGGGGAGCAAACCCTTCGGGCAGAAAGAGGAGCTCTAGCCCGTCCAACCTTCCCTCCAGGTCAAAGGCGAAGTCCAGCCGGGTGTTGCCTGCGGTGCAGTAGGTATCCTGTGTCCTTAAGCCCGTGATGCCGTGCCCCGGGTAGACCGCCTCCAGGGTCAGGGTGCAGGCGGAAAGGAGCCACAGGAGGGGAAGAAGGACCCTCATGCTTCCATCCTTCCCCAAAACCCTCCCGGAAGGTTTTACCCAGGCTAAAGCCTCCTTTAGACTCTTGGCCATGGCCTACTGGCTTCTGAAATCCGAACCCGAGGTCTACAGCATCCTGGACCTCAGACGGGAAAGAAGGGCCATCTGGGACGGGGTGCGCAACTACCAGGCCCGGAACTACCTGATGCAGATGCAGGTGGGGGATCTCTGTTTCTTTTACCATTCCAACTCCAACCCCCCAGGCATCGCCGGGCTCTGCCGGGTGGTGCGGACCCTCCTCCCCGACCCCACCCAGTTCGAACCAGGTAGCCCCTACTTTGACCCCAAGGCCACCCGGGACAAGCCCAGATGGTACACGGTGGAGGTGGAGTTCCTCGAGGCCTGGCCCCTCATCCCCCTGGAGGAGCTGAGGGCCTGCTTCCCCCAGGACCACCCCTTGGTGCGAAAGGGGAACCGGCTTTCCGTGATGCCGGTTCCCCCGGAGGTGGCCGAAGGGCTTATTGCGCGGAAAGGGTGCCGATGATCTTGAAGAGGGGCAGGAACATCCCCGCCACGATCATCCCCACGATCACGCCCAGGAAGATGATCATGAGGGGCTCTATGGCGGCGGTGAGGCTGGCCACCGCCTCATCCACCTCCCGCTCGTAGAAGTCGGCGATCTTGGAAAGGAGGGTGTCCAGGGCCCCCGTCTCCTCCCCGATGGCCACCATGGAGCTCACCATGGGGGGGAAAACGAAGGGATGCTGGGCCAGGGTGAGATTTAAAGGCTCCCCCTGCTGGACCTTGAGCTTAGCCGTGTCCACGATCTCCTCCACCACGCTGTTGCCCGCCGTCCCCTTGGTGATGTCCAAGGACTCCACGATGTTCACCCCGCTGGAAAGGAGGAGGGCCAGGGTACGGGAGAAGCGGGCCACGGCGGTCTTGCGGTTGAGGTTGCCGAAGACGGGTACGCGGAGCTTGATCCGGTCCACCACCTTCCGCCCCTGAGGGGTCCCGTAGTACCAGCGGTACACGAAGAAGAGGACCACCGCCAAAAGCACCAAAGGCAGCGTGGCCGCCCGCAGGAAGTCCGAAAGGGCGATGAGGAAGCGGGTGAGAAGGGGAAGCTCCGAACCCAGGTCCGTGAGGATCTGGGCGAACTGGGGCACGATGCCCGTGAGGAGGAAGTAGGCCACGCCCACGGCAAAGACGAAGACGATGGCGGGGTAGGTCATGGCGCTACGGATCTTGCCCCTGAGCTCCAGGTCCTTCTCCAGGAAGGTGGCCAGGCGGTCCAGGATCACGTCCAGCCCACCCGAGGTCTCCCCGGCCCGCACCAGGTTCACGTACAGCCGGGAGAAGAGCTTGTGCTTGGCCAGGGCATCGGAGAAGGCCATACCCCCTTCAATGTCGGTGCGGACCTTCTTGATGATCTCCCGGAACTTCTTGTTCTCAGTCTGCCTTTCCAGGATGGCCAGGGACTGCAAAAGCGTAAGCCCTGCCCCCAGCATGGTGGCCAGCTGCCGGGAGAAGATGGCCAGGTCCTTGAGCCCAGGGCCCCTCTCCAGGGCAGGAAGGCGCACCTCGGCCTGCAGGCCTTTCCCCGGCTCCTTGATCTCGGCCACGAAAAGTCCCCGGTCCCTGAGGAGCCTGGCAGCGGTGCGCAGGTCCTCCGCCTCGATGGTGGCCTCCACCAGGCGGCCCTGGCGGTCGCGGGCCTTATACTGGTAGACTGGCATGGTAGAAGTATACCAGAAGGTGCAGGAAGCGGCGGAAACCCTTGGGCGGGGGGGGCTGGTGGCCTTTCCCACCGACACCGTCTGGGGGGTGCTGGCCCGGATGGAGGACGAGGCCGCCTGCCGGCGCATCTACGCGCTTAAGGGACGGGAGGAGGAGAAGCCCCTGCAGGTGTTGGTGGCGGACCTGGAAAGCGCCCTTAGGCTTGCGGACCTTAAGGACCTGAGGGAAAAGTTCCTGCGCCTGGCGGAGGCCTTTTGGCCCGGGGGCCTCACCGTGGTGGTACCGGGGCAAAACATCCCCCCTTGGATCAGCCGGGATGGTTCCGTGGGCCTAAGGATGCCGGACCATCCCCTTCTTAGGGAGCTTCTTCGCCGAATAGGGGGGTATGCCGCCGCCACCAGCCTCAACAGGAGCGGAGAACCCCCGGTGCGCACGGAGGCCGAGGCCCGGGCCTTTGCCGTGGACTACGTCTTCCCGGGGGAGGCCATGGGCTTGGCCTCCAGCGTGGTGGACCTGCGCACGGGAATGGTGCTAAGGGAAGGGACCATCCCTAAGGAAGCCCTTCTGCCCTACCTCCAGGATGCCTAGCCTGAAGGCGGAGCTTCTCGCGGTCCTCTTTGCCGCCGGCAGGCCCGTGGCCCTGAAGGAGCTCCGGGCCTTGGGCTACCCCGAGGAGACCCTCCTCCGTGCCCTCGAGGCCCTCGAGGCCGACCTAAGGAACGGGGAGCTGGGGATAGCCCTGGAACGGGTGGCGGGGGGATGGCGGCTTTTGGTGCACGAAAGCGCCCTGGAGTCGGTGGAAAGGGTCCTTAAGCCCAGCCCTCCCCGCCTCTCCAAGGCGGCCCTGGAGGTCCTGGCCCTCATCGCCTACCACCAGCCCGTGGCCCGGGCGGAGCTGGAGGCCATGCGGGGGAAGAGCGTGGAAGGCGTGCTGGAAAGCCTCCTGGAACGGAGCCTGATCCGGGTGGTGGGGGAAAAGGACGCCCCGGGGCGGCCCAAGCTCTACGGCACCACCGAGCGCTTCCTGGAGGTGTTCGGCCTGGAGAGCCTAGAGGACCTCCCGCCCCTCGAGGACGGCCCACCCCTCCTCCTCCGGGGCTAGGGCCTCCCGGGCGGGGATGGGAAGGGGGCTATAGAGCTCGTTCTGCCGCACGAAGGCCAAAAGAAAGCGGCCCAGGAGGCGCATCTGGCTTCTGTGGGCGCGGATGGCCTTTTCCTTGAGGCGCACCTCCTCCTCCCCCAGGGGAAAGCGCCGCCAGGGAAGGCCCTTACCCCTAGGGGGCGGGTAAAGGGGAAGCCGGGGATGGAGGCCCTTGGGCAGGGGATACTGGTACCCCCCATGGATGAGGTAGTACTCCAGCCTGCCCTCCATGCCCAAGGAGGCCGCCGCCTGCATGCCGAAGTAACCCGTGGCCTGATGGTCCCGGTGGGCATCCAGGGGGCTTGGCAGGAGGATGCGGGTGGGCTTGAGGGAGGAAAGGAGCTCCACCAGGGTGGCCTCCAGGGCCTTGCCCGTATAGGGGAGGCCCGGGCGGTAACACCCAGGGTAGGCCACCGCCTTAAGCCCCGTGTAGGGGCTTTCGTAGGGCAGGTAGTAGTGGGTGGTGAAGAGGGCGAAAAGCCCCTGGTCGGGGAAACCGAGGAAATAGGCGCTATCCCGGGGAAGGCCCAGGGCCTCGAGGCCCCGCCAAGCCTCCACCATGCGCCTTAGGGCCAGGCGGCGCATGGCCTCCCGGGAGGGCAAGGGGCTTCCCGCAGCCAGGTCAAAGGCATCCCCCGAGGTAAGGTAGACCACGCTCACCCGCCCTCCCGCCTCCAGGGTGCGGCGCATCCGGCCCGCCGCCGCCAGCACCTCGTCATCGGGATGGGGGGCCAGGACCAGAAGGTGTTCCCCTGGCCCTGGCTCTGGGGCTAGGGGTAGCCTCCGCACCCGAAAGGAGGTGAAGAGGGCATGGTAATAGGCAAAGATAAAGCGCCCGTTGATGAAGGCCCACACCCCCAAGGCCGCCAGGACGAGCCCCACTCGCTCGGCCCAGAGGAGGCCGAGCCAAAGCCTAAGGGCCTCCGCCAAGAGCAGGTAGAGGGCCAGAAGGAGAAGAAGCCACTGCCAGGGGGCCAGGCGGCGCATGAAAGGCATTTTACGGGCTAGAGTGGTCCTATGGTCCTGCGCCCCGCGGTGGAAAAGGACCTCCCCGCCATCGCCCGGCTTTCCCACGAAACCCTCCTCCTGGGCCGGGCAGGGCCTTCCGTCTTCCCCAGCCGGGAGCTATGGGGGGAGCTCTTCGTGGCCCCCTACCTCAGGCGGGGGTGCTGCCAGCGGGTGGCGGAGGAGGAAGGGGCGATCCTGGGCTACATCCTGGGAGCCTGCTCAGACCTTCCCCTTACCCTTTACCTCCTTCCCCGCCTGCCCCTCCTCCTCCTGAAACTCCTCCTCGGGCGCTACGGCCCGCCCCTACCCCACCTCCGCTACCTCCTCAGGCTCCTCCTGTACCGGGGCCCCAAGGCCCCAAAGGGGCTTTACCCCGCCCACCTGCACATCGCCGTGGACCCCAAAGCCCAGGGCAGGGGCATAGGAAAGGCCCTGCTGGCGGAGTTCCTGGAATGCCTCAAGGAAAAGGGGGTGAAGGGCGTGCAGCTTTCCACCACCCGGGCCAACGCCGCCGCCAGGAGGCTTTACCAGAGCCTGGGCTTCCGCCTCTACGCCAAGCGGGCCAGCCCCTTCTGGGCTCCCTACCACGGCCATCCCGTGGTCCACGAGGTCTGGGTCAAGGAGCTTTAGAGGCCATAATGAGAGGGTGCTGCCCGAGGCCCTGAGGGGATGGGAAAGCTACCGGGAATGGCTGGAGGCCAACCCGGAGTTCCGGGGGCGGATCGTCTTCGCCCGCCTCCTTCCCCAAATCCCTCCCAAGACCGTCCCCTACCGGGGGGTCTTCGCCGGGGTCCTCGAGGCCTTGGGCCTGAAGCCCTTCGCCCACCAGAAGGAAGCCCTCCTTCGCGTGGAGGAGGGGAAAAACGTGGTCATGGCCTACTCCACCGC
This is a stretch of genomic DNA from Thermus neutrinimicus. It encodes these proteins:
- a CDS encoding FAD-binding oxidoreductase, translating into MGVRRIPSLAEAVRSELKALFGPRALLSRSEKGVYRYDAILVGPEPLAVVLPESREEVQALVRLARRHGLPLVARGAGSGLSGGAVPEEGALVVAFTRMTRLELDPGGRTAWAEPGVTTARVSEEARPHGLFYPPDPASLRTSTLGGNLGENAGGPLCFKYGVTGDYVLELEFVDAWGEVHRLGRQAYDLPGLLIGSEGTLGLITGVRVRLLPLPRYRATLMAAFSEVGALAEAVSQAIAQGAVPARLEFLDPTCVNAVEDYLGMGLPRGHALLLAETDGDSLEVVQEELSLVEETAKGLGARVQRARDEGEAEALWRARRSVSPALGRIRPKRVNEDIAVPRSRLPQVVREISALGEAFGLVVAQFGHIGDGNLHPNILFDPRRESEERVWELAHEIARVALRHGGVLSGEHGIGLMKREFLREAVDEATLEAFRTVKATLDPQGILNPGKLLP
- a CDS encoding EVE domain-containing protein is translated as MAYWLLKSEPEVYSILDLRRERRAIWDGVRNYQARNYLMQMQVGDLCFFYHSNSNPPGIAGLCRVVRTLLPDPTQFEPGSPYFDPKATRDKPRWYTVEVEFLEAWPLIPLEELRACFPQDHPLVRKGNRLSVMPVPPEVAEGLIARKGCR
- a CDS encoding type II secretion system F family protein, with the translated sequence MPVYQYKARDRQGRLVEATIEAEDLRTAARLLRDRGLFVAEIKEPGKGLQAEVRLPALERGPGLKDLAIFSRQLATMLGAGLTLLQSLAILERQTENKKFREIIKKVRTDIEGGMAFSDALAKHKLFSRLYVNLVRAGETSGGLDVILDRLATFLEKDLELRGKIRSAMTYPAIVFVFAVGVAYFLLTGIVPQFAQILTDLGSELPLLTRFLIALSDFLRAATLPLVLLAVVLFFVYRWYYGTPQGRKVVDRIKLRVPVFGNLNRKTAVARFSRTLALLLSSGVNIVESLDITKGTAGNSVVEEIVDTAKLKVQQGEPLNLTLAQHPFVFPPMVSSMVAIGEETGALDTLLSKIADFYEREVDEAVASLTAAIEPLMIIFLGVIVGMIVAGMFLPLFKIIGTLSAQ
- a CDS encoding L-threonylcarbamoyladenylate synthase; this translates as MVEVYQKVQEAAETLGRGGLVAFPTDTVWGVLARMEDEAACRRIYALKGREEEKPLQVLVADLESALRLADLKDLREKFLRLAEAFWPGGLTVVVPGQNIPPWISRDGSVGLRMPDHPLLRELLRRIGGYAAATSLNRSGEPPVRTEAEARAFAVDYVFPGEAMGLASSVVDLRTGMVLREGTIPKEALLPYLQDA
- the scpB gene encoding SMC-Scp complex subunit ScpB — its product is MPSLKAELLAVLFAAGRPVALKELRALGYPEETLLRALEALEADLRNGELGIALERVAGGWRLLVHESALESVERVLKPSPPRLSKAALEVLALIAYHQPVARAELEAMRGKSVEGVLESLLERSLIRVVGEKDAPGRPKLYGTTERFLEVFGLESLEDLPPLEDGPPLLLRG
- a CDS encoding PIG-L deacetylase family protein, encoding MRRLAPWQWLLLLLALYLLLAEALRLWLGLLWAERVGLVLAALGVWAFINGRFIFAYYHALFTSFRVRRLPLAPEPGPGEHLLVLAPHPDDEVLAAAGRMRRTLEAGGRVSVVYLTSGDAFDLAAGSPLPSREAMRRLALRRMVEAWRGLEALGLPRDSAYFLGFPDQGLFALFTTHYYLPYESPYTGLKAVAYPGCYRPGLPYTGKALEATLVELLSSLKPTRILLPSPLDAHRDHQATGYFGMQAAASLGMEGRLEYYLIHGGYQYPLPKGLHPRLPLYPPPRGKGLPWRRFPLGEEEVRLKEKAIRAHRSQMRLLGRFLLAFVRQNELYSPLPIPAREALAPEEEGWAVLEGREVL
- a CDS encoding GNAT family N-acetyltransferase encodes the protein MVLRPAVEKDLPAIARLSHETLLLGRAGPSVFPSRELWGELFVAPYLRRGCCQRVAEEEGAILGYILGACSDLPLTLYLLPRLPLLLLKLLLGRYGPPLPHLRYLLRLLLYRGPKAPKGLYPAHLHIAVDPKAQGRGIGKALLAEFLECLKEKGVKGVQLSTTRANAAARRLYQSLGFRLYAKRASPFWAPYHGHPVVHEVWVKEL